A window from Plasmodium cynomolgi strain B DNA, chromosome 7, whole genome shotgun sequence encodes these proteins:
- a CDS encoding VIR-like CYIR protein (putative) — MFKNKSDYQHVYDVVKKFSDIESKINKKYDHYGCYYFHHKDFKELEDKMEEKYLHDYFKNHVSIKTKKICEEVKLEEYKKYMNSIKNFIYKKYTETDNCCLYGDCPSYINYDD; from the coding sequence atgttcaaaaataaatcagaTTATCAGCATGTGTATGATGTAGTAAAGAAATTTTCTGACATAgaaagtaaaattaataaaaaatacgatCACTATGGTTGTTATTATTTCCATCATAAAGACTTTAAAGAGTTAGAAGATAAAATGGAAGAGAAATATttgcatgattattttaaaaatcatgTGAGTATTAAGACAAAAAAGATATGTGAAGAAGTTAAGTtagaagaatataaaaaatatatgaattctattaaaaattttatttacaaaaaatacacgGAAACAGACAATTGTTGTTTATATGGAGACTGTCCTAGCTATATTAATTATGATGATTAG
- a CDS encoding tryptophan-rich antigen (Pv-fam-a;~putative) codes for MKVAFIVLYTFSVLLDLSAAANNLEHFLNKSSNEIERLTHVTLNDTSKGTKEVEEWVKDEWREWMDEMQMDWKEFNCSLESEKNKWFGKKEKEMKKFIKSIEDRWLDFNENMHEMLNYGILKISLMWNFSEWQEWINTDAKRIIEEEWYNWITSNQTLYYKLIMKEWFKWKNKKIKQWLKRNWLYHEGRILENWERMPYTKILAMSEKKPWFNSNAQIINERDCFLKWIKKKEDFLESEERDKWRNWEYYKNDFFQKWIDSFLSHWLNIKKRNILHNQC; via the exons ATGAAAGTTGCTTTCATTGTCCTGTATACATTTAGCGTTTTATTAGATTTATCCGCGGCGGCCAACAATTTAGAGCATTTCCTCAAT AAATCAAGCAACGAAATTGAAAGACTCACACATGTTACATTAAACGACACATCGAAAGGGAcgaaagaagtggaagaatgGGTCAAGGACGAATGGCGCGAATGGATGGACGAAATGCAAATGGACTGGAAAGAATTCAACTGCTCCCttgaaagcgaaaaaaacaagtggtttggaaaaaaagaaaaggaaatgaaaaaatttatcaagtCCATAGAAGACAGATGGCTCGATTTTAATGAAAACATGCATGAAATGCTTAATTAtggcattttaaaaatttccttaATGTGGAACTTTTCTGAGTGGCAAGAATGGATTAACACAGATGCCAAACGTATTATAGAAGAGGAATGGTATAACTGGATCACTTCAAATCAAACCCTTTACTATAAACTAATTATGAAAGAATGgtttaaatggaaaaacaaaaaaattaaacagtGGCTTAAACGTAACTGGTTATACCATGAAGGTAgaattttagaaaattggGAGCGTATGCCGTACACTAAAATTTTAGCTATGTCTGAGAAAAAACCCTGGTTCAATTCGAATGCACAAATCATTAATGAAAGGGACTGCTTTCTCAAGTGGattaagaaaaaggaagatttTTTAGAAAGTGAAGAACGCGATAAGTGGAGAAATTGGGAATACTACAAAAACGATTTCTTTCAAAAATGGATAGACTCCTTTCTTAGCCACTggctaaatataaaaaaacggaaTATACTGCATAACCAATGTTAA
- a CDS encoding tryptophan-rich antigen (Pv-fam-a;~putative) translates to MSSYSKSSFVVSKLILALFLFSSSFLLNEATAAFRAALNLTRGYLSSALENSQEPKERSDEWRQNEWNKWEDKIEEEWGEFDENLEAEKDELIKMNEKEWGPWFESIKKKWTNFGKNIDDKYKSEVLKESLYWQEAAWRTWIKTEGRAFIQRDLVNWFTSKESYLYRWVSNQWTEWKNEKIQEWFNSKWKREENEYWEKWEKKLKQLNNSPKMVNSKDHEKWLKWKERTQHELNEWHEWAEFKDNIYINSNWAKWKQWKNEKRTLFYNWVDSYVYKWIRENKWTVLVDEIKELTPHES, encoded by the exons ATGTCGTCATACTCCAAATCTTCCTTCGTTGTTTCAAAATTAATCCttgccttatttttattctcatcttctttccttttaaatGAAGCCACAGCA GCTTTTAGGGCGGCTCTAAACCTAACTAGGGGGTACCTATCCAGTGCATTAGAAAATTCACAAGAACCAAAAGAAAGATCAGACGAATGGAGACAAAATGAATGGAATAAGTGGGAAGATAAAATCGAAGAAGAATGGGGAGAATTCGATGAAAATTTAGAAGCTGAAAAGGATGAACTGatcaaaatgaatgaaaaggAATGGGGACCATGGTTCGAAagtatcaaaaaaaaatggaccaaTTTCGGGAAAAATATAGATGACAAATATAAATCTGAAGTTTTAAAAGAATCTTTATACTGGCAAGAAGCGGCTTGGAGAACATGGATTAAAACAGAAGGAAGAGCATTTATACAAAGAGATTTGGTAAATTGGTTTACTTCCAAAGAGTCCTATCTATATCGATGGGTTTCGAACCAATGGAccgaatggaaaaatgaaaaaattcaagaaTGGTTCAACAGTAAATGGAAgcgtgaagaaaatgaatactgggagaaatgggaaaagaaatTGAAGCAGTTAAATAATTCACCCAAAATGGTAAATTCAAAAGATCACGAGAAGTGGCTCAAGTGGAAAGAAAGGACGCAGCACGAACTGAACGAATGGCATGAATGGGCAGAGTTCAAAGATaacatttatataaattcGAACTGGGCGAAATGGAAGCagtggaaaaatgagaaacggACGTTGTTTTATAATTGGGTGGATTCTTATGTGTACAAATGGATAAGGGAAAATAAGTGGACTGTCTTGGttgatgaaataaaagaattaactCCTCACGAAAGTTAG